ACACTGCCCCTTATCTTTTTCATAGAGCCATACATGATTCACATATTTATTGTCTTTCCAGTTCGCTGTCCTCTTGACAAATGCTACGTTTTTGCCGTCTTCACTTATGTTTGTATCAGATAAGGTTGGTAGTGAAATCGCCTCTTCGATACTTAGATATGTTTTTTCATTCATTTTCATTAATAATCCCCCTCGTAACTATATTTCTCTAAGTCTGATAGAAACTCATGCTATCCTTTCGCTTTAGTTCCATTGAGACTTGTTGCTCTTCTCAAAATTGGGACATCCTGAATCTATATTCCTGGTTGATAATTTTGTCCAACGCCTTGCTCCCTACCCATTCATATATTTTTTTATTTTAAGACAAAAAATCATCCCTCTATGGTATATGTTACCATAGAAGGATGATTTTGATTTGACTTTATTTTAAAATAATTCAGATTTATTTAAAAGTGACAGTATAAATCTCCTTTTTATTTTTTATGTTGGTAAATAAATTAACATTAGACTACGAATAAAAATCCAAGTCGATAAACAAAGTTTGCAAAATCAATTTATAATGATATATTGAATAGAACAGAGATGAAGTAATGAACACCATTTCATTTAGTACATTATATTTTATGACTTTATAACAAATTATATTGGAGGATAAGATTATGCATGTACAAATATGCAATGAACCAAGAGCTGAAGTTTATAAAGACTTTATAGACTTTGCATTTGAAAAAAGCAAAAAGTTCTTTTTTCACATTCATAGCGGATGGTTGGATAACAAAAATACTTTTGACTTAATAAGAGAATTAAATGAACATATGATTGAAGTAATTCCAGCAACATCCTATGAGCATATGGAATACTCTAATGGTAACTTGTATGTTTTTGAGTGTAACGAGTTTACAAAATCAATATTAAAAAACAGAGTAAATGGATTATTTGAGTGGCTATTTCCAAAATTGCCAGAGGATTTATCCTTTCTAGATGAAACTGAATTTTTATGGCTAGCAACGATATCCCACGATAAAATGGCTTGGTTTAGGGCGTTAAGTCCTTCAGAAAAGGAATATTTAAGCCATGAATTAGGGCTTAACTTAAAAACATATTAAAACAATGAATAAACCAACTACTCTTCAAACCTCAAAGGTTCAAGGGTTTTATTTTCAAAATCAAATCGATAATATCCCTTTATAAGTGAGGTAATGCTGTCAATTTCAGTGATATATAGCTCTCCGCCAAGGATATACATTCTTACATTTTGGTTTAAATCTTTGACTAAAAGCTCTTTTTTCTTTCCTTTTTCATCTACACGATAAAGGTCGTACACAATGTTATTACTAATTTGTCGGGAATCAAAATAATAGAAAAAACCGCCATTATGGATAAGATTATGTCCTCCATGAATATTATGTACAATCTCTTCTCCCATACTACTAGAATCAAGATCAGTATTGCTTAAATCTATTCGATAGATAGCATCGAAGGTGGAATAATATATTGCTTCTCCATCATAACTAAATCGCTGTGGGGTATCATCCGTTCCCTTCAAAAGTTGTATTTCTTGGGTTTCCAAATTCATCCTATAATAATAAGGAATTTCGTGATCATAGGAGAAATAGATATAATCATCATCGATCCAGTTAATGAATCCGAAGTCATCTAAGGCAATACTTTCTTCGCCTGTTTTTAAATCAAATTTTCTAAAGGGATGATACATATCAGCAACATAATATATTGCATCTTTATAAATATAAAAGTTGAGCCAAGCCCCTTCAATTATAAGCTCTAATTCAGAACCATCTAAATTCATTCTATAAAGCCCTCTTTCTGGAAGCCATGTATTGAAGTAAATTTTATCATCCACTACTTGAAGAAAACGACCATACATATTACTTATTTTTTCAATATGATCTCCAGATAAGTCCATAGCATAAATCCCTACGTCGATCGCATCAAAGTCCACTGGCTCATATGGTGAAGCCGAATCATCTGCTTTCATACGAGAAAAATAAATTTTATTATTCCCCTCAACCATATAACTAAAATTATTGTAATTGGAGACCGTTGAAGAATAATCTTCTTTAACAATTTCTACTGGCACATCAGATAAACAAGCTGTTAAGGAAAGTGTAAGAAGAATAAGACAAAGAAGAACGCACATACTAGATACTTTAAATCCTATCCGTTTTTTACTCATAATGTATTCCCCCATTAGATACTAATATTATATATCTATCCATTCACTAGCTATTCTACCATATATTAGATACAAGGTTTCTTCTTGAATAGATACGTTTGCATTCTTACTTTTATACTTCATAGTACTTTTAAAGTTTCTATAATAAGTACGTTCAATCTGTAGTTATAGCAGGTTCACTAATGCTCGATTTTACTAATCCATTGTTATCCATAAAAAAACACCTCATTATGGTATATATTACCACAAAGAGGTGATCCTAATTCAATTTTTCAAAGTGATCCAACTTTATTCCAAATCACCTTCTACTAATACTACTGAAAGTTACATAGGATTAAGAATTTAAGAACAGATAAATTCTATGGAATCTACGGATTTTTATGGTTAGTATTCATCAGTCATAACCTGATTACTTTGATGAAAAACATAACCTTTAAAACATCTAAACTCAAGGATACGGGTATTAATTCACTGATAAAAAAACTAGGGAAAATTCGTGCTAAGGCAATAGAATTAAAAGATCATGTTGAGATTGCTGTGCCTAGCTTATCAGAACTGGCGAAAATATTTGTTGAAGCATTACAACCTAAGTATCTTCAATTAAGCTTCCATGCTTTTCTAAATACAGCTTAGTTTTTTGTACAAAACTTAGGTAATTATTTATAAAAGACACAAGTTATTTTATTATTTTGCTGAAATGTTTCTATATATAAATGAGCTTTAGTATATGTCTTATATTTAATTCCGAATCGCATATTAAATTTAAATCTACAATTAATTGATGTTTTCATCGTGTAATAATCATAAAAAGCTTAATACATGCTATAGCTCCAATTAATATAGCAGTTAGACTCATTAGGAAAAAAACAAATTTATTCCAACGAATAGAAGTCGGAGTTACATTTACAGGATTAAATTTCTTAGAACTTGTATACATTTTTTCAGATAAAAAATTTAAATTTAATATTGCGAATATACCTGCGGGAAGTAGCAATGAAAATAACGTAAAGAATAGAATATCGCCGAATTTTTCCAAGTAAATCACTCCTTTTATATATTATCTAGTTTCTAAGTTGTACCATTCATAATTATCTAAATCTGAAGTTTCTATCTTATCTTTAACAATATTCTGTAAATCAATTATTATATATGGATCTGCATATACTATTTCATATTTATCTTCATCTGTATTATAAATAAATAGATGAGTATATAAATATTTATCACTAGCTTTGTTCATAGCTCGTACTATTAAAATAAATGTCTCTCTATCATTTATTTGATACCCTTCTTTTAGTAAATTAACATTTATGGGTTCAGAAATTAAATAATGAGTTATTTTATTTTCTTTAATTCTTTTCCATTCATTTTTTACTGTTATTTCGGCATTCTCCATTAGTTTGTTTTCAAATTCAGTCAGTTTACTTTCAGAAACGTACTTTCTGTAATTTTCGAGCACTGGTTGCATAGAATTATCTATCTGTTGAGGACTACTACGTTTATTCCGAATTATAGTACTGTAATCAAAATAAATATTTCTGGTAAGTTCATGCATATCTTCTGCGTTAGTATCCACAAAATTGTGTTGAGCAGCACAACCCGTAGATAGAATAATCAGAATAATAAAAATACAAATTATTTTCGATTTCATATTATCACCTCATATACTAATTATTAAATCTTGTAACTTTTTTTTGTTATCTCTGCTAAGTATAGCTCTTTTTTCAGTACGTTTAAAATTAACGCAGTAAGAATTACTGAATCTATTTATCGATTTTATTTGTTTTAGATTAATTATAAAACTTTTATGAGATCTAAAAAATATATTTTTGTTCTCCAATATGTTCCAAATATTTTTCAATGTACTTTGAATAGTATATTCAGCTGTCAAAGTGCTAATAACTACATGCCTATCATTAACTTTTTGTATAAAATTTATTGAGTTAATATTTATAATCTCTTGCCTATTTCTTAATGATAATATCAAAAATTCATCTAAATTGCTATTTTTTTTTATTAAGTCCATATTGTCTTTAAAGACTGTCCTCCTTTCCTAGTATTTTTTTTAGCAAAAATAACCTGAAATGTAATATAATTTACATTTCACATACATATTATTACATTTTATGAAAAATATCAAGGTTTTTTAAAAAAAACCCAGAAATATTATAACGATTTTAAAATATAAGGAGGAGATTTTATGAAAACAAAGTTTAGAAAGCGGTTTACTGTGATGTGCGTAATGTTAATTGTAGTTTTACTTGGAAGTACGAATTCTTATGCGGCAAAAAACGATTACTATTGGAATTTGTATAAAAATGATCCTTATGTTGCAGATTATAATGTTATGGCACGTGCTAGAAGAGTTCCTGGCGGACCATCATATTATGATAGTTTGACAGGCATGGAATTTTTACCTGGATCTGGCGAAATTTTAAATTTGAGCAGTGCTACTAGAATACCCGGAGAGCCTCTTTACCAAAGGCAAGGATATAAGGCATTCTATCCACCGATGTATTCTCAATATATTCCTGAAAAAGCAACTGTAAACCTTAGTGATAAAAACACTGGAGATGGATATACTGTTTATATTGGATTGGCATTAGAAGGAGGATTTGTTGGATCTGGAGGAGCATCTGGAAACCTTGTAGTAAGTTATAATAAAGATACACAAAAATGGCATTTAGGCATTTTAGGATCTACTAATGGGAATGTAACTATAGGAAGTAAATTTGATGCAGAGTTCCATGTAGGTTTTTCTAATGGAAACACAACCACTTTATCTGGATTTGCGTATGCATCATCTGCGGAAGTCCCACTACTGGAAGGTACAATATCTGTAAATCCAGGTACGTTACATACCACTGTGGAATTTGCATTCCAAGCAGGTGCTTCAGCAAACTATTCACAGGGGATCACATATTCGTGGTATAAAGATATTGTAGTATTTGGTAATCCTTTTAGATAGAAACTTTATAATATAAATATTAATGGGGCTGTCTTAAAATGATTTGAACAATCATTTCAAGGCAGCCCCTTCATTCATTGATAAAAATATATAAGGTTAAGTTAATCATTTGAATTTGATTGAAAAATATTTCCGTATACGAATTTGCAGATAACAAAAGTTGCTCCATAGCACTGTTATATTTATAAACTAAATTAGTGTTATTCCATCCAAGCTAATTTGCTACATCATCAACTGCAGTGCCTAATCTTAAAGCATAAAATGCATAAGCATGACGAAGATCCTTGCTAGTAAATAAAGGTATACCCGCCGCACTACATGCAGATTCCATCACCTTTCTAGTCCAGTCTTTAGTAGCAGGTCGTATATCTTTAGTAGTAAGTATAAGTTTATTCATATCCCTAGTACGCATAAAAATATAATATGGTCGCTTCATATATGCTTTGAGAATTAAAGGTGAGAACAAGTTCTCTGTTAGAACTTTTTTCACTGCTTCTAATATTTTTATATACCTTGTATCTTCACCTTGGTCAATACGAATAGCGGTAAAATCTTTCTTGAAGATTATATCCTGAAGAGTAACATTTAATGCATAGGGAGTATTCCTAATACTTTTCCTAAATTAGACATAGTAATTCTTATAGGTTTTTCTTTAGATATTAACTCTAGGTATTCATTTTTACCTGCATTTAATACTTCTATGTCCCTTTTATTCCAATCTACTCTTTCATTACTTTTATTATCTATCTGCTTTCTATTTAACTTTTTAGGAAGATTATCTGAAAGCCATTTTCTATCATGTTTATAAATATAGTTATATTCTTTTTTGCAAAGTTCTCTTGTATTTGTTCTAGGCAAATTAGGATTATTAGAAATACTATCTAATATAGTATTCTTATATAATTCTATATCTATATTAGTACTATCATTTAGCTTAATATTTTCTTCAAGTTTATTCATTTTAGAATCTTTAAACCTATTTATACCAAAATACTTATCGTATTTTACAACAGTTTTAGGATCACATTTCATCAATTTAGCTATATCTCTTATACTATAATCCCTTAAATTTAAATATTTTTTTAATTTATCTTCCCACTCATACCCAAAGTTTTTTACTCTGCCTACTTTGTATCTATCGTCGTAATTTGTATCAGGGCCTTTCCTTGAATAGATAAAACCACAGTCGCATGTAAATGTTCCAACAGGCTTTCTAGTCTTATAATCAGAAGTTATTTTAAAGTTGTATATTATATCTTGTTTATAATGATCTGCTACGGGATTTAGACATGGCCATGGAGATTTACCAAATGGATTGTACTCATTATCTTTGTCTATACCTGATTCCATTATTTCTAAAAATTCTTCACCATAAAAATTTATAAATTCTTCATGCAGTTCTCTCTGCTTTATATTTTTATTTACTGATAATAGCTCCTCTTTATCAAGGAGCTCCTTATATTTTTTAAATATAGTATCTTTATCAAATTCAAAAATATTACTGGTCAATATATAATAAGCTGCCTTAGATACTTCTAATAGTCTTGAATTCATTCTTTCATTTTCTTCATATTCTACATTAAAATCCAAATACCTTTCATCAAGCCTTATGAAAGCTACTCTACTACTAATGGTTTTATCTATATCATATTTTTTAAGTTTGGCTTCATTATGAGGACATGTAAACACGCCTTTATTCCAAGTTCTTTTGCTATTAATAACGTCTCTTCTAATGGCAATAAAGGAAACTGTTCCCTAATGTAAATTACAGGATCAGAATACTCAAGAATATAAAAATAGTCCCTTTCCATATCTGAAGGAAACTCATGTTGTCTATTTGTCTTTATTCCTTTTAATCTTATTGCTCGTCCCAATGAAGAGACGTCTTGAATTAATAACCATGGTTGATATTCTTGCCCTATTCCTTGTCCTCTGCCATTTTTTATTAATTTTTTAATTTCATTTTGAGTTATAGTTCTTTTTCTTTTCCCATAAAAAAATCACCTCTTTGAGGTATTACCGCAAAAAGGTGATTTGAATTCAAACTTTTTTTCAAATGATCAATCTAGTTCAATCTTTTTGAGAAACGACAATCCTCACATTTCCCAGGCAATATTCTACTCTACCGTAACAGATTTCGCTAAGTTCTTCGGTTTATCTACATCGCAGCCCCTCGCTACAGCGATGTAATATGCCAGTAATTGTAGTGGAATTACCGATAACACCGCTGTCAGTTCATCCATAGTTTCCGGTATATAAATCACTGTATCTGCGGATTTTTCGATTTCTTTATTTGTTTCTTTCGCCACTGCTATAACATAGGCGCCTCTTGCTTTTACTTCTTTAATATTAGAAAGCATTTTATCGTATAAGCTATCCTGTGTAGCCAAAGCTACGACAAGGGTACCTTCCTCAATTAGAGCAATGGTTCCGTGCTTCAATTCCCCTGCTGCAATAGCCTCTGAATGAATATAGGATATTTCCTTTAGCTTTAAGGACCCTTCTCTAGAAACATAATCGTCTAAACCTCTACCGATATAGAATACACTTTGGTTGTTGAACTGCTTATCAGCAAGGGATTGCAGTATATTCTTATCAAATAGGATCTTCTCTGCCTTTTCAGGTAATGCTTTTAATTCCATTAGCACTGCATCGTGTTTTTCCTTTGATAAAACACCTTTTTTAATGCCCATGTTCAATGCGATAAGATACATTGCGATCAGCTGGGTAACGTATGCCTTTGTAGATGCTACCGCAATTTCTGGTCCTGCCCAGGTATAGAAAACATCGTCGGCCTCTCTAGAAATTCGGCTACCTACCACATTGGTTACCGCCATGACCCGAGCGCCCTTTTCCTTGGCCTCTCTAAGAGCAGCCAAAGTATCTGCGGTCTCACCAGATTGACTAATGGAGATTACTAAAGTTTTATCGTCCACAAAAGGGTCTCTGTATCTAAATTCCGATGCAATATCCCACTCAACAGGAATCTTTGCAAACTTTTCAATGGCATACTTTCCGATTAACCCTGCATAGGCAGCAGTACCGCAAGCGACAATCATGATTTTGTTGATTCGTTCTAGCTCTTCTTTCGTGATCTTAATATCATCTAAAACGATTTCATTATGTTCATTCAATCGTGGAGAGATGGTATCTTTGATCGCCTTCGGTTGTTCGTGGATTTCTTTCAGCATAAAATGTTGGTATCCACCTTTTTCAGCAGACTCCACATCCCAGGTTACTTCGAAAATCTCCCGATCTACTTTTTGCCCAAACTCATTTAAAATACGAACTTGGTCTCTTTCTAAAATTGCCATTTCTCCATCCTCTAAAAAGTATACGTTCTTTGTATATTTTAATAGGGCAGGAATGTCGGAGGCTATGAAGTTTTCTCCCTTACCTACGCCGACCACCAACGGACTATCCTTTCGAACAGCCACCAATTGATTCGGATTCTGTCTGCTGATGACACCGACTGCATAGGCGCCTTCCATTCTTCCTACTGCTTTGTGTACTGCTTCTATTAAATCTCCTTTATAATAGTAATCTACTAAGTGGGAAATTACCTCTGTATCTGTATCCGATACAAATACCTTTCCTTCTGAAATTAACCATTCCTTCAGCTTCATATAGTTTTCTATGATGCCATTATGGACCACTGCAATGTCTCCAGTATGGTTGGTATGGGGATGTGCATTGACATCATTTGGCTCTCCGTGGGTCGCCCATCTCGTATGGCCGATTCCTAAAGAACCTGGGATCTTCTCTTCTTTTAAATGATCCTCTAAAACACTTAATCTACCCTTGAACTTTCTTACGACAACATCGTTATTATTATAAATGGCGATACCCGCAGAGTCGTATCCTCTATATTCTAATTTTTCCAAGCCTTCTATTAAAACAGGTACGGCTTCTTTCTTTCCTATATATCCAACAATTCCACACATTTGGCTGTCTCCTCTCATTCTTCCAAAATAAAAAATCTTCTTATTCATATCTTTTTCAAAAATTCCGTATTTATCCTAGGCTCATCCCTAAAAAAATGCAACAAAAAACTAAGCCTCTGCAAGTACCTTCAAAAAATACTTTCACAGACCTTTTCACCAAGATCATTTTGTTCCACAGATTGCTCCATGGTTTTGTAGATCCGCTATCGGTGGTGAATACACCGCAGGGCATCCGCCGAAAACTCGATGAACCCTGTCCCTCGTCAACTTAGATCCTTTTCCCGATCGAAATCTAAGTTCTGGCGCTTTTCATTAAATTTTAGATTTATTGTACAATCACCATACCTCCTTCTAAATATTATTTGAGCCTAGTATTCCTTTGAAATTATTCATTGGCATTTTCTAGGGCTCCTACTATTATATGATTTGATACCCCATTGTTGTGAACTTACAAAAATAGGTATATATAGATTCTATCACATATATACCCTGGGCACAATAAATAAGAGATTTCCTTATTCCATCGATTGTATTCTATTTTACTTGCAGATATTATTTTTTCTGCTTTTGATTCAATTCTTCATTTCCATCAAATAGAACGGATTTTATTTTATCTTTATATTTTTTCCCCGATCGTTCCCCATATAAAATCATACTAAGATATTCTTCCGATGTACCAACCCGAGCTGCTAAGTTTTTCTGTGTCATATTTAATTGAAATAATCTTAGTTTTACTAACTCCCCAAAATCAGTTAGCTTTCTCTTTCTCAATTTAAACAAACCCCCTCTTATATTAGAAAACTTAGCATTCTCTTTTATAAGATATTTGTGATACAATAATAAAGATTAAGAGTTAATCACAATTAAAGTTTATCTCTTTTATCAGAAAATGTCAATGTATTTTCTCTGATTTAAGATATTTTGAGCAAGGAGGATTTTAAATGGATACAATAGGGAAAAGAATTCGAGCTGCTAGAAAGGCGAACAATTTAACCTTAATTGATATAAAAAACATTACTGGGCTATCTACTGGTAACCTTAGTGAGCTGGAAAACGATAAGTTTCTACCATCTGCCAATGCACTTATTCAATTTAAGAAATTATTTAATGTATCAATCGATTGGATCTTAACTGGAGAAGAGCCGAATTACGCTACAAATCCACAAGCCTTTAATGAAATGAAGGAAGCTTATATCATTAGCGAGTATACAGAAGATGAAATAAAAATGATTGAATCCTACAGAAAACTGGATTATGAAAGTAAACAGAACCTTAAGGGGTACTTAGCCGTCGTTCTTTCTACCATAGACAACAGGTAATTTTTTTATAACCCAATGATTAAGAATTAATCATTTAAAAACGCTATGGCTTTTTATACATTTTTTCCAATAAATAAAGGCAGGAGATCCTCCATAAATATAATAGCGCCTCCTGCTTCTTTTAGATTGTTTTATTTTTCAAGTTCTATTACAGACATCTCCTCTTTAGCCTCTACTTCCTCTACCTTTTCTTCTTTCACCGCTACAGTTGTTTCTTCTAATTTCATCTGAAGCATATTTTTTTCTTCCGTAAGCTTCGTGATCTCTTTTGTCAATTGCTTGATCTTCATTCCTTGCCTTATTTGCTTAATCAGCCCGAGGAATACTACGATGATTGCCCCTAATATGGCGGACCCCAATATGACAATGGCCTGTGATATATTAAATTCGTAAAGTAGGAATCGAATACTCACACTGTCTGCATTCTGAATCGCAAAAGCGGCAACTAAAGCTGAAAATAGTAATGATATAATGAATCTTACTTCCATATTAATTTTCATAGAACCCATCCTCTTTCGTATAGTTTATAAAAAAATCTGATTTCTGTACATATTAACTTGCTCTATCATGTGACCGATATTCCCCTCTCCAGCATAGATGGACATATCGAAGAAATCATGATCTAAGTCCGACCAAAATAATGCATGGACTTCCTCTACGAGCATTACTTCCTTATTCAATTTCCCCACATATACTTCTACATAACACTGCTGATAATAATATCTAAAGTCCATGAGATGCTTTAACTGGATATCTTCTTTCGATATTCCCGTTTCCTCGTATAATTCTCTGTAGGCTGCTGCAAATCCTTCTTCTCCAGGATCGATTTTTCCTCCCACTAAATTATACAACCCCATATAGGGATCTTTCCTTCGCTTGCACATCAGCAGTCGATCTAAATCCTTGTTATAAACCATAATGATATTATACCCTTGCATATCCATTCCTCCCAAAAGTTATATCAATAGCGAGATCAGCGGTATTGTAGCGATGGAAACAATATGAGATATCACTGCAAACTTTGATGCGAATTCTATATTGCCACCATGTCTTTGCGTTAAGATGACCATCATCACTGCCGACGGTAGGGATTCCATCGTTACAATGATATTTACGAGAAATGCTGGTGCACTTAGTGCTCTTAATATAATTAAAGTGAGTATGGGCGAAACAATCAATTTAATAAAGCAGCCGTAATAGATATCTTTATCAAAAGCGATTTCTTTAAACTTCAACTTCGTAATCTTCTCTCCCAACAGGATCATCGGCAGGGGCCCTGTCAGTGACGCCAACATGGCAATGGGTTTCTCAATGACGTAAGGTACTTGTATTTTTAGTAGAAGCGCAATTGTACCCAAGAGAATGGCTATGATGGCTGGTGTTTTTAGTATTTTTTTGAATGGAGAATCCGCCTTCTCCTTTGATAATATACCTTCTCCATAGGTCCATAGCAAAGTATGGTATGGAATCATAAATACAGAAGCATAGAGGGCAGCTTCTTGTCCAAACACCTCCAATATTAAAGGTAGCCCCATGAACCCTAAGTTTGGAAAAATTGTTCCAAAGCGAAAGGTTTGTTTTTTTTCAGCAGGATATTTTCTAAAGGCTATTTTAGAAAGTAAAATAATGCTGGTATGTATGATCAACGAGTATAGAATGGCCAATAGGAGCCCTCTTATGGTTTCCTTCGAATAGCGGATATTAAAAGATGAAAAAATCAGTGCCGGTAAAGCAATGCTGGTTAGTAGGTGTGTGATTCCATTGGATAGGGCATCTGTGATGATTCCCCTCTTCGTTGCTACATAACCCACAGCCATTAATATTCCTAATACAATTACTTGCTCTGTCACAAAGGATGCTTGCATATAAATCCTCCTTATCCCTTCGGTTTTATTATGATTGATTGATTTTGTTCCTTAACGTGACAATAGCTTCATCCAGCCTTTTTGCCCTTGTTTCCTCTTTTTTAGCACTTGTGATCTTATTTACATAGGATTTTTGATTGGTATAGGATAGCCTATTAAAAAATTCATGGACTTCCTTATCCTCTTCCAACCGTTCCATTAGATCCTGGGGGATATCAACAACCCTCGGTTCATCATCCCTTTTTAAAACAATATGAACCACATCTCCCGGCTGCTTTCCAATGGCATCCCTTATATTTTTTGTAATTCCCAACAGATGGCAATGGTGTCCCATTTTTGCTAAGGAACCCCTATATCCATAGCCATCGAAGGTTACGGAGACCTTCACCTGCCCTTTTACTCCAAATTCTGCTTCAACATTATAAGGGAATTCGATAAATGCGGCATCCATCCCTTCTTTCTTCTTGATTTCAGCATCAAATTCATAAATCTTCATCTAGAATGCCTCCCTTCTCTTTCGCTTATTTCTAAAGAACAGCTATTCCAATATATCTTTAGGAATTTCACCATGGGAGTAATATCGAATCTTCTTGCCTTTTTCTCTTGCATATTCAATCTCTTTCCTTGTACTATGTCCAATATAGCCATTCACATCAATAACAAAGATTTCATCGGAAATATCAATTTTTCTAAGATGTAAATTTCCAAGGAGCTCCGCTTGCTCTTCTGTTATTTCAAAGCCTTCGCTCTGCTCAAAAAAACCGAGGCTTATTACAATATTTCCTTGCAGTGTGAGAAATGCATTGGTTTGTTCAAATTGCTCCTTAAATTTTGTAGACCCGCACAATGTAATCACCTTCATAGGCATCCCCTTTCAAACTCCTTCATCTGTAACAAATTGTGGCACCAGTCAAAACAATAGTTTATATCTATAAATCGACAGCAAGTCGAATCATATCCATGCATTCAATTCCATTCTCTATTATTTTTTCTTTATAATGCTTTTTAAAAAAATCTCGGTCGATGCCAATAATGCGAAACCCACACTTCTGATAGAGAGCCAGTTGACCAATACTAGAGTTTCCAGTACCCACTTCTAAAACCTTTGCTTTTTCTTTTCTTGCCATATCCATTGCACTCTGCACTAAGCTCCTACCGATTCCCTTACCTTGATACTCCTCTCTAACAGCAATATTGACCAGCTCTAAAGTGAGGGGTCTCGTTCTGATTAATACGTAAATACCAACCATCACATGCCCTATGGAGGCAATGTAAATACTTCCTCTATGAATATAATCCTGGATCGTCTCCATTGAAGGGTCTGCTAGAAGAAGTAAATCATAGGGGATTGTATCCTGATCATTTAGTTTCTTTATCTTCAAATTCTCCATCGGCTGCCCTCCTTCTATCTTCATTTCACTGTGTTATCAAAAAATTTGGTCGGTTATTGTTCTATTTTACTATAAAATTTATTTTTCTTCTATTCATAATCTTAGGTTTCCTAGGTAGGATCTGTGATTAAATATAATTATATTTATTTTTACCATGCACATGCTGATATATTTTTAACGCCATTATTTTCTTTAGCTTTGGGCATTGAAGTT
Above is a genomic segment from Alkaliphilus oremlandii OhILAs containing:
- a CDS encoding AEC family transporter gives rise to the protein MQASFVTEQVIVLGILMAVGYVATKRGIITDALSNGITHLLTSIALPALIFSSFNIRYSKETIRGLLLAILYSLIIHTSIILLSKIAFRKYPAEKKQTFRFGTIFPNLGFMGLPLILEVFGQEAALYASVFMIPYHTLLWTYGEGILSKEKADSPFKKILKTPAIIAILLGTIALLLKIQVPYVIEKPIAMLASLTGPLPMILLGEKITKLKFKEIAFDKDIYYGCFIKLIVSPILTLIILRALSAPAFLVNIIVTMESLPSAVMMVILTQRHGGNIEFASKFAVISHIVSIATIPLISLLI
- a CDS encoding NUDIX hydrolase; protein product: MQGYNIIMVYNKDLDRLLMCKRRKDPYMGLYNLVGGKIDPGEEGFAAAYRELYEETGISKEDIQLKHLMDFRYYYQQCYVEVYVGKLNKEVMLVEEVHALFWSDLDHDFFDMSIYAGEGNIGHMIEQVNMYRNQIFL
- a CDS encoding GNAT family N-acetyltransferase → MENLKIKKLNDQDTIPYDLLLLADPSMETIQDYIHRGSIYIASIGHVMVGIYVLIRTRPLTLELVNIAVREEYQGKGIGRSLVQSAMDMARKEKAKVLEVGTGNSSIGQLALYQKCGFRIIGIDRDFFKKHYKEKIIENGIECMDMIRLAVDL
- a CDS encoding LapA family protein is translated as MKINMEVRFIISLLFSALVAAFAIQNADSVSIRFLLYEFNISQAIVILGSAILGAIIVVFLGLIKQIRQGMKIKQLTKEITKLTEEKNMLQMKLEETTVAVKEEKVEEVEAKEEMSVIELEK
- a CDS encoding YdeI/OmpD-associated family protein gives rise to the protein MKIYEFDAEIKKKEGMDAAFIEFPYNVEAEFGVKGQVKVSVTFDGYGYRGSLAKMGHHCHLLGITKNIRDAIGKQPGDVVHIVLKRDDEPRVVDIPQDLMERLEEDKEVHEFFNRLSYTNQKSYVNKITSAKKEETRAKRLDEAIVTLRNKINQS